The Brassica napus cultivar Da-Ae chromosome C7, Da-Ae, whole genome shotgun sequence genome has a segment encoding these proteins:
- the LOC106396630 gene encoding protein SPIRAL1 has product MGRGNSCGGGQSSLNYLFGGGDAPPAEPTNRTAAPAPAAVTATAATSTTVEPAKINKEIPAGIKTPVNNYARAEGQNTGNFITDRPSTKVHAAPGGGSSLDYLFTGRK; this is encoded by the exons ATGGGTCGTGGAAACAGCTGTGGTGGAGGTCAAAGCTCACTCAACTATCTTTTTGGTGGAGGTGATGCTCCTCCTGCTGAGCCAACCAACAGGACTGCTGCACCTGCTCCGGCAGCTGTGACTGCAACAGCAGCTACTAGTACTACTGTTGAGCCTGCTAAGATCAACAAGGAGATCCCTGCTGGTATCAAAACTCCTGTCAACAACTACGCCCGTGCTGAAGGACAGAACACCGGAAACTTCATCACT GACCGTCCTTCCACCAAGGTTCATGCAGCTCCTGGAGGTGGATCATCTCTTGATTACCTCTTCACTGGTCGCAAGTAA
- the LOC106392808 gene encoding uncharacterized protein LOC106392808 produces MNNLSHLLNKAAREFKFDYHHKCRDAKLTHLSFADDLLIFTDGSLASVQAVLQILKEFEQCSGLAISVQKSSFFASGLSQGEIDTIQFSTGMPHMSLPMRYLGVLLSSKKPSPTHCEVLIQQIKGRLSSWSAKAVSFAGRLLLIKTVIAGINTFWCSSFILPKSVIKRSVWVAWFKSDILAGSLNNFWTVKPNQRHSWLTNKIIKMRDTMFTWIKLRIENGRNCMFWTDNWYPEGRILQLATEGRSSRLGIRKDATLASLYNDGSWSLPPARSENQVRILAFLSSVNFSTAEDYYEWEIDGVISGKYSTGVV; encoded by the exons ATGAATAACCTCTCTCATCTCCTCAACAAAGCTGCTCGGGAGTTCAAATTTGATTACCATCATAAGTGTCGCGATGCAAAACTGACTCATCTAAGCTTCGCTGATGATCTTTTGATTTTCACAGATGGTTCTCTGGCTTCAGTTCAAGCTGTTCTCCAGATCCTGAAAGAGTTTGAGCAATGCTCTGGCCTGGCTATCAGTGTTCAGAAGTCGTCCTTTTTTGCTTCAGGTTTATCGCAAGGGGAAATTGACACTATTCAATTCTCCACTGGTATGCCTCACATGTCGTTACCTATGCGATATCTTGGTGTTCTCCTCAGCTCCAAAAAGCCTTCACCCACCCACTGTGAAGTGCTTATCCAACAGATCAAGGGTCGCCTATCATCGTGGAGTGCTAAGGCTGTCTCTTTCGCAGGCCGACTTCTCCTCATCAAAACAGTCATAGCAGGGATCAACACTTTCTGGtgctcctccttcatcttgccGAAGTCTGTTATCAAAC GATCGGTGTGGGTTGCTTGGTTCAAAAGCGATATCCTAGCTGGTTCACTAAACAACTTCTGGACTGTCAAGCCTAATCAAAGACACTCATGGCTAACAAACAAGATCATCAAGATGCGAGACACCATGTTTACCTGGATCAAGCTCAGGATTGAGAATGGTCGAAACTGCATGTTCTGGACTGACAACTGGTACCCAGAAGGGAGGATTCTTCAACTAGCAACGGAAGGAAGGAGCTCAAGACTTGGAATCAGGAAAGATGCAACACTAGCAAGCTTGTATAATGATGGATCTTGGTCACTGCCTCCTGCTCGTTCTGAGAACCAGGTGCGCATTCTTGCGTTCCTCTCTTCAGTTAATTTCTCAACTGCAGAGGACTACTATGAGTGGGAAATTGATGGTGTCATAAGTGGTAAATACTCTACGGGTGTTGTCTAA
- the LOC106395386 gene encoding agamous-like MADS-box protein AGL3, translating into MGRGKVELKRIENKINRQVTFAKRRNGLLKKAYELSVLCDAEIALLIFSNRGKLYEFCSSPSGMAKMVEKYRKHSYATMDPNQSAKDLQERYQDYLNLKSRVEVLQHSQRHLLGEEIAGIGVDELEQLECQVDTSLRQIRSTKARSMLDQLSDLKSKEEMLLETNRDLKRKLEESDAALNQTLWGASSSAEHSQQQQEGMTSYHANPLSQEVGFFRPLQGNVALQMSHYNPGVPNASNSATTSQNVINGFFPGWMV; encoded by the exons ATGGGAAGAGGGAAAGTTGAGTTGAAGAGGATAGAGAACAAGATCAACAGGCAAGTTACTTTTGCAAAGAGAAGGAATGGTTTGCTTAAGAAGGCTTATGAGCTTTCTGTGCTTTGTGATGCTGAGATTGCTCTTCTCATTTTCTCTAACCGTGGCAAGCTCTACGAATTCTGCAGCAGCCCTAG TGGTATGGCCAAGATGGTTGAGAAGTATAGAAAACATAGTTATGCAACAATGGATCCAAATCAATCAGCTAAAGACTTGCAG GAGAGGTACCAAGACTacttgaatctcaaatcaagaGTTGAAGTCCTTCAACATTCACAAAG GCATTTGCTAGGTGAAGAGATAGCCGGGATAGGAGTGGATGAGCTTGAGCAGCTAGAATGTCAAGTAGATACATCACTAAGGCAAATAAGATCCACAAAG GCCCGGTCGATGCTTGATCAACTATCTGACCTCAAAAGCAAG GAGGAAATGTTACTGGAAACCAACAGAGATCTTAAGAGAAAG TTGGAGGAAAGTGATGCAGCCCTTAATCAAACACTATGGGGAGCTTCATCTTCTGCGGAACATTcccaacaacaacaagaaggcATGACTTCTTATCATGCGAACCCTCTTAGTCAAGAAGTGGGTTTCTTTAGGCCTTTACAGGGCAATGTAGCATTGCAGATGAG TCATTACAATCCTGGTGTGCCAAATGCAAGCAACTCTGCAACAACATCACAGAATGTTATTAATGGGTTCTTCCCTGGATGGATGGTCTGA
- the LOC125590604 gene encoding uncharacterized protein LOC125590604 produces the protein MRCSVNDGSTSTFWFDTWTLLGPLISVLGESGPHMLRIRKSALVCEASSNGSWRLPPARSPEAETVQIVLTTVHVPSTSRGEDQFLWRKADGSFGPKFSSRENIPHTAFVSWLVLLRRLPTRDRLRRWGLNVPADCVLCSSGIGTHHHLFFECDFSYNIWKHFSQQILAATPLDLHYVAALITHCRLSSLSAPVIKFMFQTAIYLIWRERNARIFTSTSTSAAGLRHALDRLLRDRLIFFPSPDYSPSLLMYYFSCTQPP, from the exons ATGCGCTGCTCAGTCAATGATGGTTCAACCTCAACCTTCTGGTTTGATACTTGGACACTCTTGGGGCCTCTGATTTCAGTTCTTGGTGAAAGCGGTCCCCACATGCTCAGAATCAGGAAATCAGCTCTGGTTTGCGAGGCTTCCAGCAATGGCTCATGGCGTTTACCACCAGCAAGGTCACCGGAGGCTGAAACTGTTCAGATTGTTTTGACCACAGTCCATGTTCCTTCAACATCTCGAGGTGAGGATCAATTTCTTTGGCGCAAAGCTGATGGTAGTTTTGGACCTAAATTCTCTTCCAGG GAGAATATACCACATACTGCTTTTGTCTCCTGGCTTGTTCTGTTGCGGAGACTGCCGACTCGGGATCGACTGAGAAGATGGGGATTAAATGTTCCTGCTGACTGTGTCTTATGCTCCTCCGGTATAGGGACACATCACCATCTTTTCTTTGAATGCGACTTTTCTTACAACATCTGGAAGCATTTCTCACAGCAAATCCTTGCAGCTACACCTTTGGATCTTCACTATGTGGCTGCTCTTATCACTCATTGTCGGCTTTCCTCACTCTCAGCACCAGtgatcaagtttatgttccagACAGCCATCTATCTGATCTGGCGGGAAAGAAATGCCAGGATTTTCACCTCCACGTCTACTTCAGCTGCTGGGCTTCGTCATGCTCTAGACCGTCTGCTCCGAGACCGCCTCATCTTCTTTCCATCACCGGACTACTCGCCTTCGCTTCTCATGTACTATTTTTCTTGTACCCAACCCCCTTGA
- the LOC106396629 gene encoding ubiquinone biosynthesis protein COQ4 homolog, mitochondrial, producing MAIERARVPLSRWQQAAVAVGSAVGALVNPRRADLIAALGETTGKPAFEMVLERMKKSPEGRAILLERPRVVSEQVGHAWDLPDNTFGAAYAKFMGSRNFSPDDRPPVRFMETDELAYVATRAREVHDLWHTLFGLPTNLIGESALKVIEFEQMYLPMCMLSVIGGTVRFNEKQRSMFFKHYFPWAVRAGRQCTDLMCVYYERHFNEDLEQVRRQWGIIPAPQHPK from the exons ATGGCGATCGAAAGAGCTCGAGTCCCGTTGAGCCGGTGGCAACAAGCTGCTGTAGCGGTTGGGTCTGCCGTCGGCGCGTTGGTAAATCCTCGTAGAGCGGATCTGATCGCCGCTCTCGGGGAAACCACCGGGAAACCAGCTTTTGAAATGGTTCttgagaggatgaagaagagtcCTGAAGGAAGA GCTATCTTGCTGGAGCGTCCTCGTGTTGTGTCAGAGCAAGTAGGCCATGCTTGGGATCTACCAGACAACACATTTGGAGCTGCGTATGCCAAGTTCATGGGATCTAGAAACTTCTCTCCTGACGATCGTCCTCCTGTGAGGTTCATGGAGACTGATGAACTGGCGTATGTAGCCACACGGGCACGTGAAGTTCACGACTTGTGGCACACGCTCTTCGGCCTCCCTACGAATCTGATAGGCGAGTCGGCTCTGAAAGTGATAGAGTTTGAGCAGATGTATCTTCCGATGTGCATGCTTTCTGTGATTGGAGGCACCGTCAGGTTCAACGAGAAGCAGAGGTCAATGTTCTTTAAGCATTACTTTCCTTGGGCTGTTAGAGCTGGAAGACAGTGTACAGACCTCATGTGTGTGTACTATGAGCGTCATTTCAATGAAGACTTGGAGCAAGTCCGGAGACAATGGGGGATCATACCCGCTCCTCAACATCCTAAGTGA
- the LOC106395754 gene encoding universal stress protein PHOS32-like, with protein sequence MGKPAGYWVNKIRTSFKGGSSSSKSLDEGSASGSRKNGSKNQKTEEGNKKGEAESGRKVMVVVDTTSQSKNALQWALTQCVQDEDNITLLHVTKTPVGQATDETQGQRNSRAHEQVHPLKNFCQLKKPNVKTEIVVVETAEEKGKTIVEEAKKQGAGVLVLGQRKRTSKWRVIWKWRAKGGIGGGVVEYCIHNSECMAIAVRKKSNNGGYLITTKRHKDFWLLA encoded by the exons ATGGGGAAACCAGCTGGGTATTGGGTGAATAAGATTAGGACATCATTCAAAGGAGGATCATCTTCGAGCAAATCACTAGATGAAGGAAGTGCTTCTGGTTCTAGAAAGAACGGtagtaagaatcagaaaacAGAGGAAGGCAATAAGAAGGGTGAAGCTGAGAGTGGGAGGAAAGTGATGGTTGTTGTGGACACAACTTCACAATCAAAGAATGCTCTTCAATGGGCATTAACACAATGTGTTCAAGATGAAGACAATATCACTCTCCTCCATGTCACAAAAACACCTGTAGGGCAAG CTACAGATGAGACACAAGGGCAGAGAAACTCAAGGGCTCATGAACAAGTTCATCCACTGAAGAATTTTTGTCAGCTCAAGAAACCTAAT GTGAAGACGGAGATAGTGGTGGTTGAAACGGCGGAGGAGAAAGGGAAGACGATAGTGGAGGAAGCAAAGAAACAAGGAGCTGGAGTTTTGGTTTTAGGTCAGAGAAAAAGAACTTCGAAGTGGCGCGTGATTTGGAAGTGGCGAGCAAAAGGAGGAATAGGAGGCGGAGTGGTTGAGTATTGTATTCATAACTCCGAGTGTATGGCTATTGCCGTGAGGAAGAAAAGTAACAACGGAGGTTACTTGATCACCACGAAACGTCACAAAGACTTCTGGCTCTTGgcctaa